Below is a genomic region from Cognatiyoonia koreensis.
GTTAAGGAGCGGTGGTTTCTCGCGGGTAGTATGACGTTACTACCCTGCTTTTTTCAGATTATGCGAGGCTTGGAAGACTATTCAGCGGCAATAACCAATGGCTTTTGGGCCGGGGAGATTTCCATGAATTTCAAACACGCACACCGCAGCAAAGATGTAAAATTCACCGGTTCCCCGCGTTGCTCCAGCACCTCGGAATGGAGCTTCGAGATAAACATCGGCGTGGTCATGTCATCGTTTTTCGCAATATTATCAATTACTTGCCAAAATGCATTTTCCAGCCGGATACTGGTACTTTGACCGTTCAGGCGCAAGCGCCGCGTGTGGCTTTCATAACGGTTCGGATCTTGTCCGGCAAAAACTCGGCACATCTTGTTTCCTCCCAGAAATGGACCGTCACCCGCGATACCCGCAGACCCAGCAATGAGTCGTCAGCCCAAATTTCGTATACCAAATACGAATTTGAGTCTATTCAGTGAAACCAAAGGTGATAGACTTGCACAAACAGCAGAACGGCAGGACCGATCAATGGACGCGGTAAAACCGAAAAAGACATTGGTCGAAGAAACCTACGACATTCTGACAGATGCGATCTGCACGGGCGAATTTGCCCCGGGTGAAAGGCTGAATCAGGACGAAATCGCCGCAAAGCTGAACGTGTCACGCCAGCCAGTGAACAGCGCCATCTCCATCCTCAAAGCCAACGGTCTGGTCGAGGATACAGGGCGCCGATCGGTCGTTGTCACGCGCTTTGATCGTGATCTGTTTCGCGCGATCTATGACTACCGCACTGTGATCGAACCCTTCGCTGTCAAACTTGCCGGTCAGCATCTGACCAGCGCTGATCGAAAGCTCGCTGACAAGGTCCTGCGCGCCGGAGAAAAAGCGCTCACCAGCAACAAGCTCGGCCAGCTTGTGCGCGCCGATATGATGTTTCACGAAATGATCTATGCCTGGAGCCGCAATCAGGTCATCGAAACATCCATGCGTAATAATTGGCACCACATCAGGCGCTCCATGGCAGAAGTGCTACGCGACCCAAGCGCGATCGTCCCGGTGTGGCAGCAACACCGAGAGATCGTCGAAGCGCTCTTCGACAACCGCCCCGACGAGGCGGCCAGGATCATGCAAAGCCATATCGGGAGTTCGTATGAATCAATCATCAGCGCGATGGAAAACCCGCACTGACGGTTATGCGGCTCTGTCGCTGATCTGAACTGCGGCCATCGCAGCAATGGTGCAAGGCAGGACCCCGTTTGTTGTCCCGAAACGCCAATCAATTTGATCGCCGGTAGCAGTTCAAACAAGGCTTCACTCACAGCTATGCGCGCTAATCAGTTCAAAGGATCAACGGCCCGTCAAGGCTCAAGCGACGCGAAATGGCAGGCAGCGCGTGCGTTGCCATGTTGCTTCATCTCAGGGCGTTCGTGCTTGCAGATGTCTTGTGCAATCGGGCAGCGCGGATGAAAGGCGCAGCCTGTGGGCGGGTTGATCGGATCTGGAATCTCGCCTTCGGGCGGCGCTACCTCGCGCCCGAACCCGTCCATGCGCGGTGCCGCCTCCAGCAACATCTGGGTGTACGGATGCTTGGGCGCTTCAAATAGGTCGCGCGGGCTGGCTTCTTCGACCAAACGGCCCAGATAAAGTACGCCGATACGGTCCGCCATATGACGTACGACCGTCAGATCGTGGCTGATGAAAACATACGTCAGCCCGAAATCATCCTTGAGATCGCTCATCAGGTTCAGAACTTGCGCCTGAACTGACACATCAAGGGCTGATGTCGGTTCGTCACAGACGATCAGCCGCGGTTCAGAAGCAAGCGCGCGCGCGATACAAATACGCTGCCGCTGCCCGCCGGAAAACTCGTGTGGAAACTTGCCCGCATCCAATGCAGACAAGCCGACCTGTTCCAGCAGCCTCGCTGCCAGCCCATCCGTGTTTCCGCCGCGCGCGGCGACAGGCTCCACGATAATATCGCGAACCCGCCAGCGCGGATTGAGCGAAGCATACGGATCCTGAAAAATCATCTGAATGTCAGAGCGGATAAGATCGACTTTCGCCGCGTCGGTTTCATTGGCCAGATCGACCCCGTCGATTTCCACGTTACCTGCCGTCGGCCTTAACAACCCCACCAGCATCCGACCAATTGTCGACTTCCCCGACCCGCTTTCCCCGACCAGCGCATAGGTACTGCGCTCGGCGATGTCGAAATCGACATCTGAAACTGCGGTCAGATACGCCTTTGCGCGCCGTTCGATCACGCGGTTCAGCCAAGGCTTGGACACATCAAAAACGCGGGTGAGGTTGCGAACACGGACAAGCGCCATCAGGACACAGCCTCCTGCACGAGCGGAAACCAACAAGCAGCGGCGTCGTCTTCCACGCGCGGGCGGGGTTCCACGCGGCAGCGATCCGCCGCATAGGGGCAACGGGGATGAAATGCACATCCATCCGGAACGGCATCAAGACGTGGCATCGCGCCGGGAATCTGATGCAGCCGATCCTTTCCCGCCGATGCCAGCGGTGTCGAGGCCATCAATCCGTGGGTGTAAGGGTGCCGTGGATGGGTCAGCACGCTTTCGACCGGTCCGATTTCCGCCAGACGCCCCGCATACATCACGCCCACGCGGTCCGTGGCTTCGGCGATCACACCCATGTCATGGGTAATCAGCATCACGGCTGTCCCACGCTCCCGGCACAAGCGCCGCAGCAGCGCGATGATCTGCGCCTGCACTGACACATCCAGAGCGGTCGTCGGCTCGTCGGCGATAATCAGCGACGGTTCGGCACAAAGCGCCAGTGCAATCACAACCCTTTGACGCATACCGCCTGAAAACTCGTGCGGGTAACTGTCAACCCGTTCTGCGGCACCCGGAATCCCGACTTCGTCAAGTGCGGCGATGGCGCGCTTTTCTGCTTCGGACTGGCTGATATCAATATGGGTGCGCATGGTTTCAACCAGCTGGTCCCCGATCCGCAGCAACGGGTTGAGCGAAGTCAGCGGATCCTGAAAGACCATACCGATATGCTTGCCGCGCAACCGCCGCATGGCCTCTCCGGTCAATTGGTCGATCCTCTCGCCATTCAGCCAGATCTCACCAGAAGCGATATGCGCCGGAGGGCTGAGAAGGCCGATCACCGCGTTTCCGGCCATGGATTTGCCAGCACCACTTTCGCCAACAATGCCCAAAATCTCACCCGGCGCGATGTCATAGCTGACCCCATCCACAGGCTTCACGATCCCGTGGCGCGTGGGGATTTCGACAGACAGATTGCGGATGGACAGAACCGGCCCGGCCATCAGCGCAACCTCGGATTAAGTGCATCGCGCAGCCAGTCACCAAGCAGGTTCACTGACAAGGCCAGCGCCAGCAACGTGACCGCGGGAAAGAACAGGATCCACCACTCGCCCGAGAACAAGAACCCCTGCCCGATGCGGATCAAAGTTCCAAGGCTCGGCTGCGTGGGCGGTGCGCCGACACCGAGGAAGGAAAGCGTAGCCTCTGCGATAATCGCCAAGGCAAGCGAGATCGTCGCGATCACCAGCACAGGCGACAGCACATTTGGCAGAATATGCCACAACATGATCGCACCGGGCTTGCGCCCGATCAGCCGCGCGGCCTGCACGTATTCCTTGTTCTTCTCGACCAGCGTTGCACCACGCACCACGCGGGCGAACTGAACCCAATCGGACAAACCGATAGCAAGGATCAACACCCAGATCGCCATCTGGTCACGATATTCAACAGGGGTCACGCCTTTGGCGATGCCAAAGATGAGCATGGCCACAAGGATCGACGGAAAGGTAAGCTGCACATCGGCGATGCGCATAATAACGGTTTCGGTCCAGCCACCGACATAGCCGGAAAGCAAGCCCAGCGTGATACCAAGAACCATTGCAAACCCGACCGCTGCGACACCCACGAACAGCGAAATGCGCATGCCATAAAGGATCGTTGAAAAGACATCGCGACCCTGATCATCTGTACCAAGCAGAAATGTCTCTCCGGTGAACGCGTTCGGCGCAGAAGGCGGCGTGAAGCCGTTCATCAGGTTCAGGCTTGCAGGGTCAAAGGGGTTCGTCGGTGCGATCAAGGGCGCAAAAAGCGCCGAAAAGACAAGGATCATCACAACGACGGCTGAAACAATTGCAACCGGAGAGCGGCGGAAAGAATAGAAAACATCGCTTTCCAGCGCCAATGCCAGTCTCGACTTTACGCGCGGTGTGGTGTCAGGGCTCGACATCAATGGCCTCCCGCCCGATCCGCCCGCAAGCGCGGGTCGATGAAAAAGTAGAGCAGATCGACAATCAAGTTGATCGCGACGAACAGAACGGAAATCAGCATCAGGTACGCCGCCATGACCGGAATATCGACAAACTGGATTGCATTGATGAACAGCAACCCAACACCCGGCCACTGGAACACGGTTTCGGTAATGATGGCAAAAGCAATGATCGCGCCCAGTTGCAATCCGATCACCGTGATAACCGGCACCATCGTGTTTTTCAAAGCATGGCGGAAATTGACCACACGGCTGCGCAAGCCGCGCGCACGGGCGAAGCGAATGTAGTCCTGTCGCAAGACCTCCAGCATCTCGGATCGGACCAGCCGCATGATCAACGTCATCTGATAAAGTCCCAACGTGATCGAGGGCAGGATCAGCGCCTTCAGCCCGCTTTCGGTCAGAAATCCTGTCTTCCAACCACCAATGTCCACGGTTTCGCCCCGTCCGAAGCTGGGCAACCAGCCAAGTTCAACCGAAAAGACATAAATCAGCAGAATGCCGATCAGAAATGTCGGCAATGACACCCCGACCAGTGACGCCGACATGATGAAATTGGCCAACCAGCCATCACGCCGGATCGCGGTAAACACGCCCAGGGCGATACCGAATACGATGGCTAGAACACCGGACACTGCGGCAAGCTCCAAGGTCGCGGGCGCGCGCTCCAGCAGGATATCTGCAACCGGGCGGCCCTGCCTGTAACTCACACCGAAATTACCTTCCAGCGCGCCCTGCAGAAACTTGAAGTATTGCACCGGAAACGGCTGATCGAGACCAAGCTGCACGCGCAACCGCTCGATATCCTCTGCCGTGCGCTCCTGCCCCAGCATGTTGTCGATCGGATCACCCACGAAGGTGAACATCGAAAAGGCGACAAGGCCCACGATCAGCAGAACAAGGATCGACTGTCCGACGCGTCGGATAATATAAGCAAGCATACGCTGTGGCTTTCGTTCAGTTCACCGTCACCCAGCGCAGAAGCAAGAAGTCGTCCGGACGCTGCGTCAGTGACACGTTGCTCCGGGTTCCCCAGACAAGAGGCTGAACGTAAAGCGGAACATATGCCATCTCGTCGAAAAGGATCTGTGCAGTTTCGTCAAGCATGGCCTGACGGGCTGTGTCGTCAATCTCCGACTGGATTTGCGGCAATAACTCGTCGACCCGCGCGTTCGAGAAATCCCCGAAATTCCAGCTGCCCAACTTCTTCTCTTCATTGGGAGTCGCAGCAAGGAAACGGATCGGATGTTCGGCATCAAACGTGCCGGGCGACCAGCCCAGCAGATACATATCGTAGTTATCCTCGCGCAGTTCGGGCCAGTAATTCTGTACGGGCATCGCGTCCAAGGTCGCGCGCATGCCAACCTGCGCCAGCATCCCTGTGATCGCCTGACATACAGCTTCATCGTTCAAATATCGGTCGTTCGGGCACTTCAAACCAAAGGAAAAACCGTCGGCATAGCCCGCCTCGGCCAACAGTGAGCGGGCCGCATCCGGGTCGTAAGCCGTTTCGCCAAGTCCTGCGGTGTAGCCGCGCATCGCTGGACTGACCAGCTGATTGGCCGGCTCTGCATTGCCGCGCATGATAGTTTGCAGGATCGCCGGTACGTTAACTGCATGTGCCACAGCGCGGCGCACGCGCACGTCCGCGAAAGGGTTGGCATCCGTCGTCTCTGAAGAATACTTCAGCGCATCGGCTTGATGCGGAAATCCCAACATGATGACCCGCGCTTCAATCCCCTGAATGACCTGAACATCCGGATCACTCTGCAGTCGGGCGACATCCTGAACGGGGACAGGATTGATAAAGTCCACATCTCCGGACAGTAGGGCGGCCAGTGCGGTCGCCGGATTCTGGATCGGTGTCAATTCGGCCCGCGTGATGTTGTGTTCAGCATCACCCCACCAGCCAGCATAAGGTTCCAGCACAGTGCTCAACCCCGGTTCGCGTGCGGTGATCTGGAACGCGCCTGTGCCATTGGCATTCAGGGTCGCAAAGTTCCCGCTTTCCTTGTCAGGGCGCGTGGCACTGTTCGCCTCGGCCCAGTCGCTGTCCATGATCATCCAGTTGGCAATGCTGTCGGGAAAAATCGGATTGGGCGCGGTCGTCATGAAATCGACCGTGAAGTCATCGACGACAACCACATCAGAAACAGGGGCGAACCAGCTGCGTGTATCGGCCTCTTCACTGGATGCACGCTGATAGGAAAACAAAACATCCTCGGCATCAAATG
It encodes:
- a CDS encoding ABC transporter ATP-binding protein; protein product: MALVRVRNLTRVFDVSKPWLNRVIERRAKAYLTAVSDVDFDIAERSTYALVGESGSGKSTIGRMLVGLLRPTAGNVEIDGVDLANETDAAKVDLIRSDIQMIFQDPYASLNPRWRVRDIIVEPVAARGGNTDGLAARLLEQVGLSALDAGKFPHEFSGGQRQRICIARALASEPRLIVCDEPTSALDVSVQAQVLNLMSDLKDDFGLTYVFISHDLTVVRHMADRIGVLYLGRLVEEASPRDLFEAPKHPYTQMLLEAAPRMDGFGREVAPPEGEIPDPINPPTGCAFHPRCPIAQDICKHERPEMKQHGNARAACHFASLEP
- a CDS encoding ribbon-helix-helix domain-containing protein, which gives rise to MCRVFAGQDPNRYESHTRRLRLNGQSTSIRLENAFWQVIDNIAKNDDMTTPMFISKLHSEVLEQRGEPVNFTSLLRCACLKFMEISPAQKPLVIAAE
- a CDS encoding ABC transporter ATP-binding protein, which encodes MAGPVLSIRNLSVEIPTRHGIVKPVDGVSYDIAPGEILGIVGESGAGKSMAGNAVIGLLSPPAHIASGEIWLNGERIDQLTGEAMRRLRGKHIGMVFQDPLTSLNPLLRIGDQLVETMRTHIDISQSEAEKRAIAALDEVGIPGAAERVDSYPHEFSGGMRQRVVIALALCAEPSLIIADEPTTALDVSVQAQIIALLRRLCRERGTAVMLITHDMGVIAEATDRVGVMYAGRLAEIGPVESVLTHPRHPYTHGLMASTPLASAGKDRLHQIPGAMPRLDAVPDGCAFHPRCPYAADRCRVEPRPRVEDDAAACWFPLVQEAVS
- a CDS encoding GntR family transcriptional regulator yields the protein MDAVKPKKTLVEETYDILTDAICTGEFAPGERLNQDEIAAKLNVSRQPVNSAISILKANGLVEDTGRRSVVVTRFDRDLFRAIYDYRTVIEPFAVKLAGQHLTSADRKLADKVLRAGEKALTSNKLGQLVRADMMFHEMIYAWSRNQVIETSMRNNWHHIRRSMAEVLRDPSAIVPVWQQHREIVEALFDNRPDEAARIMQSHIGSSYESIISAMENPH
- a CDS encoding ABC transporter permease — encoded protein: MLAYIIRRVGQSILVLLIVGLVAFSMFTFVGDPIDNMLGQERTAEDIERLRVQLGLDQPFPVQYFKFLQGALEGNFGVSYRQGRPVADILLERAPATLELAAVSGVLAIVFGIALGVFTAIRRDGWLANFIMSASLVGVSLPTFLIGILLIYVFSVELGWLPSFGRGETVDIGGWKTGFLTESGLKALILPSITLGLYQMTLIMRLVRSEMLEVLRQDYIRFARARGLRSRVVNFRHALKNTMVPVITVIGLQLGAIIAFAIITETVFQWPGVGLLFINAIQFVDIPVMAAYLMLISVLFVAINLIVDLLYFFIDPRLRADRAGGH
- a CDS encoding ABC transporter substrate-binding protein, encoding MTRSLLLAALAMVFAPAVQAEEFRWAVTTDPQTMDPHAVNSAPVLGFLNNVYEGLVRRGKDMSVEPALATSWEPIGDGEGWRFNLREGVTFQDGSAFDAEDVLFSYQRASSEEADTRSWFAPVSDVVVVDDFTVDFMTTAPNPIFPDSIANWMIMDSDWAEANSATRPDKESGNFATLNANGTGAFQITAREPGLSTVLEPYAGWWGDAEHNITRAELTPIQNPATALAALLSGDVDFINPVPVQDVARLQSDPDVQVIQGIEARVIMLGFPHQADALKYSSETTDANPFADVRVRRAVAHAVNVPAILQTIMRGNAEPANQLVSPAMRGYTAGLGETAYDPDAARSLLAEAGYADGFSFGLKCPNDRYLNDEAVCQAITGMLAQVGMRATLDAMPVQNYWPELREDNYDMYLLGWSPGTFDAEHPIRFLAATPNEEKKLGSWNFGDFSNARVDELLPQIQSEIDDTARQAMLDETAQILFDEMAYVPLYVQPLVWGTRSNVSLTQRPDDFLLLRWVTVN
- a CDS encoding ABC transporter permease, which encodes MSSPDTTPRVKSRLALALESDVFYSFRRSPVAIVSAVVVMILVFSALFAPLIAPTNPFDPASLNLMNGFTPPSAPNAFTGETFLLGTDDQGRDVFSTILYGMRISLFVGVAAVGFAMVLGITLGLLSGYVGGWTETVIMRIADVQLTFPSILVAMLIFGIAKGVTPVEYRDQMAIWVLILAIGLSDWVQFARVVRGATLVEKNKEYVQAARLIGRKPGAIMLWHILPNVLSPVLVIATISLALAIIAEATLSFLGVGAPPTQPSLGTLIRIGQGFLFSGEWWILFFPAVTLLALALSVNLLGDWLRDALNPRLR